A window of the Sphingomonas piscis genome harbors these coding sequences:
- a CDS encoding 50S ribosomal protein L25/general stress protein Ctc, translated as MSEQLTLPAEARERAGKGASRALRRDGRVPAVIYGDKKDPVSIHVEEKLLSKMLSTGHFMNSVVMIDAGGATHRTLPKDVTFHPVTSRPIHVDFLRIGEHSKVHVNVPVRFDNEEASPGIKRGGVLNIVRHELDLVCDAAEIPEEIHIDLTGLEIGDSIHISAIQLPKGSESGITDRDFTIATLVAPSALKSDEGDTETPAADAVPTVGGNQGDETDGDA; from the coding sequence ACTGCGCCGCGATGGCCGGGTACCCGCCGTGATCTACGGCGACAAGAAAGACCCAGTTTCCATCCACGTCGAGGAAAAGCTTCTCTCCAAGATGCTTTCCACCGGCCACTTCATGAACTCGGTCGTGATGATCGACGCCGGCGGAGCGACCCATCGCACGCTGCCGAAGGACGTCACCTTCCACCCGGTGACCAGCCGTCCAATCCACGTCGACTTCCTCCGCATTGGCGAGCACAGCAAGGTGCACGTCAACGTGCCCGTGCGCTTCGACAATGAAGAGGCCTCGCCGGGAATCAAGCGCGGCGGCGTCCTCAACATCGTTCGCCACGAGCTGGACTTGGTGTGCGACGCGGCAGAGATCCCGGAAGAGATCCACATCGACCTGACCGGTCTCGAGATCGGCGATTCCATTCACATTTCCGCGATCCAGCTGCCCAAGGGCTCCGAGTCCGGGATCACCGATCGTGATTTCACCATCGCGACGCTGGTTGCTCCGTCGGCCCTCAAGTCCGACGAAGGCGACACCGAGACGCCGGCTGCGGACGCGGTTCCGACCGTTGGCGGCAACCAGGGCGACGAGACTGACGGCGACGCCTAA
- a CDS encoding TonB-dependent siderophore receptor: MKPILRAGGACLLITAVPVSSASAQDRTDDNAITQAEDAFGFSVGREAIGIYGPGQARGFSPTAAGNVRIEGLYFDPAFNLQNLLVDSVSIKVGLSAQGYPFVAPSGIVDQRLRRPDSTPGASLLINGDGWGGKGVEVDGSIPITGTLGLRAGANAGRTVYPNGTDGFSHSESLLLRWKPSDKLEVMPFWAMFNDYDDEAGTFYVPAGDYLGIPDRAGHDESPKWADIRFRTTNMGLLGNLSLAKDTVLRLGVFRSSVFNKHLYNHLLVDQQPDGSGERILIADPQTRNRSLSGELRLTHSILDGPRLHLFNLSLRKRDARREFGGSDVVSYGLGALGERVTAPKPDFEFGELTRQRLRQTTYGAAYNGRWKDVGEISFGLSRARYRKVTRIPDEATADARSRPWLYNGTAAVILSPSVSVYAGFAKGLEESGVAPQNAANRNEPLPTILTKQKDAGVRFALTKGVKAVVGVFDLRRPYFGYDEANLFGQVGSIRSRGAEFSISGSVVKNVNLVFGGVLLRPRVEKNADAVGEIGDKPFGLPTHILNANVNWAVPFLKGLQLDAGIFRRGRQPQTVSNRVYLPARTTMTAGGRYGLKLARKDASLRVQVRNLFDNNDALGAGPGLYAPRDHRQVTGALTVDF, translated from the coding sequence ATGAAGCCGATCTTGCGCGCGGGTGGCGCGTGTCTCCTCATCACCGCAGTCCCGGTCTCGTCCGCGTCTGCGCAGGATCGCACCGACGATAATGCCATTACCCAGGCCGAGGATGCGTTCGGGTTCAGCGTCGGGCGCGAAGCCATCGGCATTTACGGGCCGGGGCAGGCGCGAGGATTTTCGCCCACCGCCGCGGGTAACGTCCGGATCGAGGGGCTCTATTTCGACCCGGCGTTCAACCTTCAGAACCTGCTGGTGGATTCGGTAAGCATCAAGGTTGGCCTTTCCGCACAGGGATATCCATTCGTCGCCCCCAGCGGCATTGTAGACCAGCGCCTCCGCCGGCCGGACAGCACGCCCGGCGCATCCCTGCTGATCAACGGCGACGGTTGGGGCGGCAAGGGCGTCGAGGTGGACGGATCGATCCCGATCACGGGAACTCTGGGGCTGAGGGCAGGGGCCAATGCGGGCCGCACTGTCTATCCGAACGGCACTGATGGCTTTTCCCATTCGGAAAGCCTGCTGCTGCGCTGGAAGCCTTCCGACAAGCTGGAGGTTATGCCGTTCTGGGCAATGTTCAACGATTATGACGACGAGGCGGGCACCTTCTACGTGCCGGCTGGCGACTACCTCGGCATTCCCGATCGGGCGGGACATGACGAAAGCCCGAAGTGGGCCGACATCCGCTTCCGGACGACGAACATGGGCCTGCTCGGTAACCTCTCACTGGCGAAAGACACCGTGCTTCGCCTCGGCGTTTTCCGGTCGAGCGTATTCAACAAGCACCTCTACAATCACCTGCTGGTCGATCAGCAGCCGGACGGTAGCGGCGAGCGGATCCTGATCGCAGACCCGCAAACCCGCAACCGGTCGCTAAGCGGCGAGCTTCGCCTTACCCACAGCATATTGGACGGGCCACGCCTTCACTTGTTCAACCTCAGTCTGCGCAAGCGCGACGCGCGGCGCGAGTTCGGCGGCTCTGACGTCGTCAGCTACGGCCTCGGCGCCTTGGGTGAGCGAGTGACGGCCCCCAAGCCGGACTTCGAGTTCGGCGAGCTTACGCGTCAGCGGCTCCGGCAGACGACCTACGGCGCAGCCTACAACGGGCGGTGGAAGGATGTCGGCGAAATTAGTTTCGGCCTGTCGCGGGCCAGATACCGCAAGGTCACACGCATACCTGACGAAGCAACCGCCGACGCGCGGTCGCGGCCGTGGCTGTACAACGGCACCGCGGCCGTGATCCTGTCGCCGAGCGTCAGCGTCTATGCGGGCTTTGCCAAGGGGCTGGAGGAGAGCGGGGTGGCACCGCAGAACGCCGCCAACCGCAACGAGCCGCTGCCGACCATCTTGACGAAGCAGAAGGACGCAGGAGTCCGCTTCGCGCTGACGAAAGGGGTCAAGGCGGTCGTCGGTGTGTTCGACCTCCGCCGCCCCTATTTCGGCTATGACGAGGCCAACCTGTTCGGCCAGGTCGGGTCGATCCGCAGCCGCGGGGCCGAGTTCTCCATCTCCGGCTCGGTCGTCAAGAACGTCAATCTAGTGTTTGGCGGCGTGCTTCTTCGACCGCGGGTCGAGAAGAATGCGGACGCGGTCGGCGAGATCGGCGACAAGCCGTTCGGCCTTCCTACCCATATCCTCAACGCCAATGTGAATTGGGCCGTCCCCTTCCTGAAAGGACTGCAACTCGACGCGGGCATATTCAGGCGGGGCAGGCAGCCGCAGACGGTCAGCAATCGCGTCTATCTGCCCGCACGGACAACGATGACCGCAGGTGGGCGGTACGGCTTGAAGCTCGCGCGTAAGGACGCGAGCCTCCGTGTCCAGGTCCGCAACCTGTTCGACAATAACGATGCCTTGGGGGCAGGGCCGGGGCTCTACGCGCCCAGGGACCACCGGCAGGTGACGGGCGCGCTGACCGTCGACTTTTAG
- a CDS encoding TIGR02466 family protein → MPTRALFVTRLYEADLDADVGELAASIRALAADDAAGRQWSREHRYPGYTSYASLNDLPRRDPVIADVGRALNRHAALFARDLAWTTKPKMDSLWVNLLRGAGHHSAHIHPHSSLSGTFYVEVPEGSGAIRFEDPRLPMMMAAPTRAADAPEEQRPFVTVEPRPGLLLLWESWLRHEVLPGKGKGERLSISFNFA, encoded by the coding sequence ATGCCGACACGGGCCCTCTTCGTCACCCGCCTCTACGAGGCCGATCTGGATGCCGATGTGGGTGAGCTCGCCGCGTCGATAAGGGCGTTGGCGGCGGACGACGCAGCGGGCCGGCAGTGGAGCCGGGAGCATCGCTATCCCGGCTACACCAGCTACGCCTCGCTCAACGATTTACCCCGCCGCGACCCGGTGATCGCGGACGTTGGCCGAGCCCTTAACCGGCACGCAGCTCTATTCGCCCGGGATCTTGCCTGGACGACCAAGCCGAAGATGGACAGCCTGTGGGTCAACCTGCTGCGCGGCGCCGGACACCATAGTGCGCACATTCATCCGCACAGCAGCCTTTCCGGAACCTTTTACGTCGAGGTTCCGGAAGGGTCGGGCGCCATCCGCTTCGAAGATCCCCGCCTGCCGATGATGATGGCCGCGCCGACCAGAGCGGCGGACGCACCGGAGGAACAGCGGCCGTTCGTCACCGTGGAGCCCCGCCCCGGCCTCCTGCTCCTATGGGAAAGCTGGCTACGGCACGAGGTGCTGCCCGGCAAAGGCAAGGGTGAGAGGCTCAGCATCAGCTTCAATTTCGCGTGA
- the ychF gene encoding redox-regulated ATPase YchF → MGFRCGIVGLPNVGKSTLFNALTETAAAQAANYPFCTIEPNVGRVAVPDERLRAIAEIAKSANVIETQIEFVDIAGLVRGAAQGEGLGNQFLANIREVDAIVHVLRCFEGGDVTHVEGRVDPIADAETVETELMLADLDSLERRVPNLAKKAQQGDKEAKVEASVLGQALELLRQSRPARLTQPKDAEEEKALSRAQLLTAKPVLYVCNVDESDAANGNDLSARVFEKVAAEGAKAVVVSAAIEAEIVTLDPEDRAAFLSDLGLEETGLARVIRAGYELLGLITFFTAGPKESRAWTVERGSKAPQAAGAIHSDFERGFIRAETIAYDDFVKFGGEAGARDAGKLRAEGKEYVTQDGDVMLFRFNV, encoded by the coding sequence ATGGGCTTCCGCTGCGGCATTGTCGGCCTGCCGAACGTCGGCAAATCCACCCTTTTTAACGCGCTAACCGAAACGGCTGCCGCGCAAGCCGCCAACTATCCCTTCTGCACGATCGAACCGAACGTCGGCCGCGTTGCCGTTCCCGACGAGCGCCTTCGCGCAATCGCCGAGATTGCGAAGTCGGCCAACGTCATTGAAACGCAGATCGAGTTCGTCGACATCGCCGGCCTCGTCCGTGGTGCCGCCCAGGGAGAGGGCCTCGGCAACCAGTTTCTCGCCAACATTCGTGAGGTGGACGCCATCGTTCACGTGCTGCGCTGTTTCGAGGGCGGGGACGTCACCCACGTCGAAGGCCGCGTCGACCCGATCGCGGACGCCGAGACGGTCGAGACCGAACTGATGCTTGCCGACCTCGACAGCCTGGAGCGCCGCGTCCCCAACCTCGCCAAGAAAGCTCAGCAGGGCGACAAGGAGGCGAAGGTCGAAGCTTCCGTGCTCGGGCAAGCGCTGGAGCTTCTGCGTCAGTCGAGGCCGGCACGCCTGACCCAGCCAAAGGATGCGGAAGAGGAGAAGGCCCTCAGCCGTGCGCAGCTACTAACCGCCAAGCCGGTCCTCTACGTCTGCAACGTCGACGAAAGCGATGCGGCAAACGGCAACGACCTCTCCGCCCGTGTTTTTGAAAAGGTAGCCGCCGAGGGTGCGAAGGCGGTCGTCGTCTCTGCGGCGATCGAAGCGGAGATCGTCACTCTCGACCCCGAAGACCGCGCAGCCTTCCTCAGCGACCTTGGATTGGAGGAGACCGGACTCGCCCGCGTCATTCGCGCCGGTTACGAACTGCTCGGTCTCATCACCTTCTTCACCGCGGGACCTAAGGAGTCGCGTGCCTGGACGGTCGAGCGCGGCTCAAAGGCGCCGCAGGCCGCCGGCGCCATTCACTCCGACTTCGAGCGCGGGTTCATCCGCGCCGAGACGATCGCCTATGACGACTTCGTGAAATTTGGCGGAGAGGCCGGCGCTCGTGACGCCGGAAAGCTGCGCGCCGAGGGCAAGGAATACGTCACCCAGGACGGGGACGTGATGCTGTTCCGCTTCAACGTTTAA
- a CDS encoding phosphatase PAP2 family protein has translation MIRKLLPTLLLLVLLFTWIAMMAFGTGTLDRQLLSAVYVGPSPLLSGAAHLLTLVGEWQTMVVAVAAVTAWLLLRGRHRDALLFAAVTLSGRLLILIQKQAVGRMRPDGEEHLVTVRSLSFPSAHTANSMIVFLALALFVAPREHRRTAVAFALVGSLLVGMSRPMLGVHWPSDVVGGWSFGALWVLLFVRALQLQKWPFTRRSRQEADLP, from the coding sequence GTGATCCGCAAGCTACTACCCACTCTCTTACTGCTGGTACTGCTCTTCACCTGGATCGCCATGATGGCGTTCGGGACCGGCACCCTGGACCGGCAATTGCTTTCGGCCGTCTACGTCGGCCCTTCCCCGCTGCTGTCAGGGGCGGCCCACCTGCTGACTCTGGTGGGGGAGTGGCAGACGATGGTTGTTGCGGTGGCGGCGGTTACCGCCTGGCTGTTGCTTCGCGGGCGGCACCGCGATGCCCTGCTGTTTGCAGCGGTGACCCTGTCCGGCCGTCTTCTCATCCTGATCCAGAAGCAGGCCGTCGGCCGGATGCGGCCGGACGGCGAGGAGCATCTGGTAACCGTTCGAAGCCTGTCCTTTCCGAGCGCGCACACCGCCAATTCCATGATCGTGTTCCTTGCGCTCGCCCTGTTCGTGGCGCCCCGGGAGCATCGTCGGACGGCGGTGGCATTCGCATTGGTTGGATCCTTGCTGGTGGGCATGAGCCGGCCGATGCTCGGCGTGCATTGGCCGAGCGACGTGGTCGGCGGCTGGTCATTTGGAGCCTTGTGGGTCCTGCTCTTCGTCCGGGCGCTTCAGCTCCAGAAATGGCCATTCACTCGGCGTTCAAGACAAGAAGCTGATCTTCCTTGA